Within the Paraburkholderia flagellata genome, the region GCTCGTCGCAACTGCGGCAGGGCTCGCGCATCCAGCCGTCGCCGCGAAACGCGTTGAACGCTTCGCTCTCGTACCAGATCTGCCGCAGCGGCACGTCGCGCACGTTCGGCAATACGAGGCCCGGCAGCGAACGCGCCGCGTGGCATGGCAACGCCGCGCCGTCTGGCGCCACGCCGAGAAACACGCTTCCCCAGCCGCTCATGCACGCCTTGGGCCGTTGCTCGAAGTAGTCGGGCACGACGAACAGAATGCGACACCGATCGCCGATGCGGGCGCGATACCGGTTCACGGTCTCCTCGGCTTCGCAAAGCTGCTCGGCGGTGGGCATCAACTGATCGCGGTTGAGCATGGCCCAGCCGTAGTACTGCGTGTTTGCAAGCTCCAGATAATCGGCGCCCAGTTCGAGCGCCATGTCGATGATCTGCGCGATGTGCGGCAGATTGAACCGATGCAGCACGCAGTTGAGGACCATGGGATAGCCGTGCGCCTTCACGAGCCGCGCAACGTTGCGCTTAAGCTCGAACGTGCGCGTGCTCGTGAGAAAGTCGTTGAGTTCGCGCGTGGAATCCTGCATCGACACCTGAATATGATCGAGCCCGGCCGCCTTGAGCCGCTCGATGCGCTCGACGTTCAAGCCGACGCCGGACGTAATCAGGTTCGTATAGAAGCCAAGCTGCCGCGCATGGGCGACGAGTTCTTCCAGATCGTCGCGCAGCAGCGGCTCGCCGCCGGAAAAACCGATTTGCGCTGCGCCCAGCTCGCGTGCGGCGCTGATGGTCGCGCGCCATGCTTCGGTATCGAGTTCTTCGCCGTGCCGGGCGAAGTCCACCGGGTTGTAGCAGAACGCGCAATGCAGCGGGCAGCGGTAAGTCAACTCGGCGAGCAGCCAGAGCGGCTTCGCAAGGGGAGCGGTATCGGTTGCCATTTCAGTCGAGCCAGCCGCGCAGCCGCGCGTGATCGAGAAAGCGGTAGACGTCGGGAGCCAGTTCGGAAGTGCTGAACAGGCGCTCCAGTTCGCCAATGATCTCGTCGAGTTCGTGCGCGCCGTCACAACGCGCGAGTATCTCGCCCGCGCTCGAATTGAGCTGCACCATGCCTTCGGGATAGAGCAGCACATACGCGTCCTGGGCCGCCTCCCACTGCAAGCGGTACATGC harbors:
- the pqqD gene encoding pyrroloquinoline quinone biosynthesis peptide chaperone PqqD, with amino-acid sequence MNPIVPDAGNGVPLRPRLRGMYRLQWEAAQDAYVLLYPEGMVQLNSSAGEILARCDGAHELDEIIGELERLFSTSELAPDVYRFLDHARLRGWLD
- the pqqE gene encoding pyrroloquinoline quinone biosynthesis protein PqqE, which codes for MATDTAPLAKPLWLLAELTYRCPLHCAFCYNPVDFARHGEELDTEAWRATISAARELGAAQIGFSGGEPLLRDDLEELVAHARQLGFYTNLITSGVGLNVERIERLKAAGLDHIQVSMQDSTRELNDFLTSTRTFELKRNVARLVKAHGYPMVLNCVLHRFNLPHIAQIIDMALELGADYLELANTQYYGWAMLNRDQLMPTAEQLCEAEETVNRYRARIGDRCRILFVVPDYFEQRPKACMSGWGSVFLGVAPDGAALPCHAARSLPGLVLPNVRDVPLRQIWYESEAFNAFRGDGWMREPCRSCDERHADHGGCRCQAYLLTGDAAAADPVCAKSPHHERIVQAVEFARRPTRSDERPIVFRSKQNSLAL